A stretch of DNA from Cellulomonas xiejunii:
GACCCGGCTGCCGGGAGTAGTCGAGGTACAGCATCGAGGCCACCGCGTCCACGCGCAGCCCGTCGATGTGGAACTCCTCGAGCCAGTACGTCGCGTTCGCGACGAGGAAGTTGCGGACCTCCGGTCGCCCGAAGTTGAAGACGTACGTGCCCCAGTCCGGGTGCTCGCCCAGGAGCGGGTCCGGGTGCTCGTACAGGGCTGTCCCGTCGAACTGCGCGAGCGCCCACTCGTCCTTGGGGAAGTGCGCGGGCACCCAGTCGACGATGACACCGATGCCGGCGCGATGCAGGCAGTCGACGAGATAGCGGAAGTCGTCAGGGTGGCCGAACCTCGACGTCGGCGCGTAGTACGACGACACCTGATAGCCCCACGAACCGCCGAAGGGATGCTCGGCGACCGGCATCATCTCGACGTGCGTGAACCCGAGCTCGAGGACGTGCTCCGTGAGCTGGTGCGCGAGGTCCCGGTACGACAGGCCGCGCCGCCATGAGCCGAGGTGGACCTCGTAGACGCTCATCGGACCGGTGTGGGGGTCGCGCTGCGAACGTGCCGCGAGCCACGCCTCGTCCGACCACTCGTACCGGGACTCCACGACCACCGAGGCCGTCGCGGGGGGCACCTCGGTGCCCTTGGCCAGGGGGTCGGCCTTCTGCCGCCAGGAGCCGTCCCTCCCGAGGATCTCGAACTTGTACCGCGCGCCGGCCTCGATGCCCGGCGCGAACAGCTCCCAGATGCCGCTGTCGCCCAGCGAGCGCATCGCGTGCATCGCGCCCTGCCAGTGGTTGAAGTCCCCGACGACGCGCACAGCGCGCGCGTTGGGTGCCCACACCGCGAACGACGTGCCGCGGACCTCGCCCATCAGGCCGCTGTACGACCGCACGTTGGCACCGAGGACCTGCCAGAGCTGCTCGTGCCTGCCTTCGCGGACGAGGTGTCGGTCGAGCTCCTGCACGGTCGGCAGGTAGCGGTACGGGTCGTCCACGATCGTCGTCGTGGTGCCGTACGTGACCTCGATGCGGTAGTCCGGGACCGTGGCACCGGGAACGAGCGCACACCAGATGCCGTCGACCTCGTGCCACGCCGCGACGCGCGCGTCGGGTGTGACGACGACGACGCTGTCGGCGAGGGGGCGCAGGGTCCGGATCGTCACCGCCCCGTCACCGACGTGCGGCCCGAGGACGGCATGGGGGTCGTAGTAGGCGCCCGCGGCGACAGTGCGCAGCGTGTCGAGGTCGACGGGCACGGGGGACGGTGTGGCCGCAGTCATGTGCCTAGCCAATCACCCCGCGGGCGCTGCTGCAGGTGATCACGGCCGTACGCGCCGGGACGTCAACGCGGCCGCCGCGCGGTGCTGCCGCGGGCGACGAGCCGGGGGAGCGGCGCGGTGGAGGTCGTCGGGCGCCCGGAGGCGAGGAGGTTGAGCACGGCGTCCGCGACCTGGACCCCCATGGCGTGCACGTCGAGGCTCATGGCCGACAGCGCGGGGTGCGCCAGACGGCACAGCGGCGAGTCGTCCCACGCCAGCAGCGAGACGTCGTGCGGGACCGTCAGGCCGAGCTCGTTGGCCACGCCGAGCCCGGCGACGGCCATGACGTCGTTGTCGAAGACGAGCGCCGACGGTGGGTCGTTGCGCCCGAGCAGGGTGCGCGCGGCACGCCTGCCGGACTCCTCGCCGTAGTCGCCCTCGACGACCACGCCGTGCACCCCCTGGGTCGCGCACTCCGTGAGGAAGGCCTCGGTGCGCGAGCGCGTGTGTGCGAGCGCGGCCGGCCCCGAGACGCGGCCGACGGTCGTGTGCCCGAGGTCGACGAGGTACCCCACGGCGTCACGCATCGCCTGCGCGTTGTCGATCCACACGTGGGCGACGTCCGCAAGCGCCCGCTCGGGGCCGCCGACGACGACCGTGGGCAGGCCCAGCTCGGCGAGGACCGCGGGACGCAGGTCGTCGACGACGAGGTTCACGAGAACGACGGCGTCGACGAGCCGGCCGTGCCCCCAGCGGCGGTACGCGGCGATCTCGGCGTCGTGGTCAGGGACGACGTGGAGCAGCAGGGAGCGGTCGTCGCACGACAGCGTCTCCTCGATGCCTCCGATGAGCTCCATGAAGAAGGGCTCGATACCGAGCATCCGCGCCGGTCGAGCCAGCACCAGTCCGATCGCGTCCGCGCCCACGGCGGTCAGCGTACCGACCCGGTCCTCGGGCCGGCCGGAAGCGTCGGGCGCGCGCGGACGGCTCACGCCCCCGACGGTTGGGTGGTCGCGACGAGGTCGTTCGCGCTGCGCATCACGG
This window harbors:
- the glgB gene encoding 1,4-alpha-glucan branching protein GlgB translates to MTAATPSPVPVDLDTLRTVAAGAYYDPHAVLGPHVGDGAVTIRTLRPLADSVVVVTPDARVAAWHEVDGIWCALVPGATVPDYRIEVTYGTTTTIVDDPYRYLPTVQELDRHLVREGRHEQLWQVLGANVRSYSGLMGEVRGTSFAVWAPNARAVRVVGDFNHWQGAMHAMRSLGDSGIWELFAPGIEAGARYKFEILGRDGSWRQKADPLAKGTEVPPATASVVVESRYEWSDEAWLAARSQRDPHTGPMSVYEVHLGSWRRGLSYRDLAHQLTEHVLELGFTHVEMMPVAEHPFGGSWGYQVSSYYAPTSRFGHPDDFRYLVDCLHRAGIGVIVDWVPAHFPKDEWALAQFDGTALYEHPDPLLGEHPDWGTYVFNFGRPEVRNFLVANATYWLEEFHIDGLRVDAVASMLYLDYSRQPGQWRPNQYGGRENLDAISFLQETNATAYRRTPGIMMVAEESTAWPGVTAPTSAGGLGFGLKWNMGWMNDTLRYLSEEPINRRYHHHEITFSMVYAYSEHFVLPISHDEVVHGKGALYERMPGDHWQKLAGIRGLYAYQWTHPGKQLLFMGQEFAQQGEWAEGRSLDWHLLDDPWHRGVMQALRDLNSVYLQTPALWKLDHTPDGFQWLASDEAGLNLLAYARYAPDAPTAVVVVNFAGVPHEGWRLPLPHGGTWREVYNSDSEVYGGSGVGNLGAVVAEAVAHYGRDWSASIRVPPLGAVIFVADEAGPGHELGTAHAG
- a CDS encoding LacI family DNA-binding transcriptional regulator, with translation MGADAIGLVLARPARMLGIEPFFMELIGGIEETLSCDDRSLLLHVVPDHDAEIAAYRRWGHGRLVDAVVLVNLVVDDLRPAVLAELGLPTVVVGGPERALADVAHVWIDNAQAMRDAVGYLVDLGHTTVGRVSGPAALAHTRSRTEAFLTECATQGVHGVVVEGDYGEESGRRAARTLLGRNDPPSALVFDNDVMAVAGLGVANELGLTVPHDVSLLAWDDSPLCRLAHPALSAMSLDVHAMGVQVADAVLNLLASGRPTTSTAPLPRLVARGSTARRPR